From a region of the Listeria monocytogenes ATCC 19117 genome:
- a CDS encoding PTS sugar transporter subunit IIC, with translation MNGLTAFLEKYFVPVAAKIGSQKHLVALRDAFISTMPITMAGSIAVLLNAFFRDFPTDWGWTGFVEAMQPLIGINGYVYNGTLAIVSIIFAFSLGYNLSKAYEVDRLAGGLVSLAAFVMNLTVTVSLDAVKAAIAASNANFDVATLPKEFAGIYGFFSLSQVNGTGLFTAMIFGFISTIIYAKLMRRNIIIKMPDSVPPAVSKAFAAIIPALVALYVVGIIDWAFFKITNMDVITWISKTIQEPLLSLSQGYGAVLLVTFLVQLLWFFGIHGPNVLAPVLESLWGTAQLQNISAAQEGAKLPFEWVRGSFDAYVWMGGSGGTLVLIIALLMFSKRADARTVAKLSLAPGIFNINEPIMFGLPIVLNTIYLIPFLIAPMVMVTIAYFATTLGIVGPVKIAVVWVMPPLLNSFLATGGDWMAPVISLINMVVAFLIWVPFVITANRVGVPEEEMKA, from the coding sequence ATGAATGGATTAACAGCATTTTTGGAAAAGTATTTTGTGCCAGTAGCAGCGAAAATTGGTTCACAAAAACATCTAGTTGCATTACGTGATGCTTTTATTTCAACAATGCCAATCACTATGGCTGGGTCAATTGCAGTACTTTTAAATGCGTTTTTTAGGGATTTTCCAACTGACTGGGGATGGACAGGATTTGTGGAAGCGATGCAACCACTTATCGGGATTAATGGATATGTATACAATGGGACATTAGCAATTGTTTCAATTATTTTTGCCTTTTCACTAGGGTATAATTTATCAAAAGCATATGAAGTGGATCGATTAGCTGGGGGGCTAGTTTCTCTTGCTGCTTTTGTTATGAACTTAACTGTTACTGTAAGCTTAGATGCAGTAAAAGCTGCGATTGCGGCTTCTAATGCAAATTTCGATGTAGCTACTTTACCAAAAGAATTTGCTGGAATTTACGGATTCTTTAGCCTAAGCCAAGTAAATGGTACCGGCTTGTTTACCGCAATGATTTTCGGTTTTATATCAACTATTATTTATGCGAAATTAATGCGCAGAAATATTATTATCAAAATGCCAGATTCTGTTCCACCGGCTGTAAGTAAAGCTTTCGCGGCGATTATTCCTGCGTTAGTTGCACTTTATGTTGTTGGTATTATTGACTGGGCATTCTTCAAAATCACAAATATGGACGTTATTACTTGGATTTCCAAAACAATTCAAGAGCCGTTATTATCACTTTCGCAAGGGTACGGAGCTGTTTTACTAGTTACTTTCTTAGTACAACTACTATGGTTCTTCGGGATTCATGGTCCGAACGTACTTGCTCCGGTTCTAGAATCACTTTGGGGTACAGCACAACTACAAAACATTAGTGCGGCACAAGAAGGCGCTAAATTACCATTCGAATGGGTACGTGGTTCTTTCGATGCGTATGTATGGATGGGTGGATCAGGCGGTACGCTTGTACTGATTATCGCATTACTAATGTTCTCGAAACGAGCGGATGCACGAACAGTTGCGAAATTGTCTCTTGCACCAGGTATATTTAATATTAACGAACCAATCATGTTTGGTTTACCGATCGTATTAAATACAATTTACTTAATACCATTCCTTATCGCGCCAATGGTAATGGTAACAATCGCTTACTTTGCAACAACACTTGGCATTGTCGGCCCAGTTAAAATTGCAGTAGTTTGGGTAATGCCGCCACTTCTGAATTCCTTCTTAGCAA
- a CDS encoding gluconokinase codes for MTSKPYIMGVDIGTSSTKAVLFNQRGEVIFRQATHYELITDETGKAEESPTEIFEAVLSSIQAVMKNVNKEELAGISFSSAMHSLIMVGSNGELLTECITWADGRSSETLEKVKRDNYLFQLYEATGTPIHPMSPFAKICWLKEEKPTLFKRTEKFVDIKSYILYRLFGVWVMDESLASGTGLYNIMEHDWEFEAMEIVKLTPDFLPKVVPETYQLTGVKKEYAELMGIPENLPFIVGGSDGALANIGIQATGQNDVTITVGTSGAVRKLTNQFQIDSRGRTFCYGAGDGYFIAGGAVNNGGKVVEWGLQQFGSEAEISRRDFASFIAKIEEVPPGAAGLLFQPYLLGERAPFWTNDIRGGFVGLTINHTKAHFIRAILEGVAFNLAEVYEAVSAPDDIIYVTGGISAHDAWCKLLADILNREIRVPHTIEGSSLGAAIIGMRSLGILKDLNLKHTLPIKAVYHPSENVLKYAELRLIFKQVTTQLMSSYSQLNSWQKKFDINS; via the coding sequence TTGACGAGTAAACCATACATAATGGGCGTAGACATTGGAACTTCAAGCACAAAGGCAGTACTTTTTAATCAACGAGGAGAAGTGATTTTCCGGCAGGCGACGCATTATGAACTAATAACGGATGAAACTGGGAAAGCGGAAGAGAGCCCCACGGAAATTTTCGAAGCAGTTTTATCATCTATTCAAGCTGTGATGAAAAATGTGAATAAAGAAGAATTAGCGGGGATTTCGTTTAGTTCTGCGATGCATAGTTTAATTATGGTTGGAAGTAATGGAGAGCTTTTGACTGAATGTATCACTTGGGCGGACGGACGAAGCAGTGAGACGCTTGAAAAAGTAAAAAGGGATAATTACTTATTCCAACTGTATGAGGCCACAGGAACGCCGATACACCCTATGAGCCCCTTTGCCAAAATTTGCTGGTTGAAGGAGGAAAAGCCTACTTTATTTAAACGCACAGAAAAATTTGTTGATATTAAATCCTATATTTTATACCGATTATTTGGTGTTTGGGTGATGGATGAATCGTTAGCATCGGGGACTGGACTATATAACATTATGGAGCACGACTGGGAATTTGAAGCAATGGAAATTGTCAAATTGACTCCTGATTTTTTGCCAAAAGTTGTACCAGAAACATATCAATTAACTGGCGTGAAAAAAGAATATGCTGAATTAATGGGAATCCCAGAAAATTTACCATTCATTGTAGGGGGGAGTGACGGGGCGCTAGCTAATATTGGTATTCAAGCGACCGGCCAAAATGATGTTACGATTACAGTAGGCACAAGTGGTGCAGTTCGCAAACTTACCAATCAATTCCAAATAGATTCTCGTGGTCGGACATTTTGCTACGGAGCTGGTGATGGCTACTTTATCGCAGGCGGCGCAGTGAATAATGGTGGAAAAGTAGTCGAGTGGGGTTTGCAACAATTTGGCTCTGAAGCTGAAATTAGTAGGCGTGATTTCGCAAGCTTTATTGCAAAAATAGAGGAAGTTCCTCCGGGCGCTGCGGGTCTTTTATTCCAGCCATATTTGTTAGGCGAGCGTGCACCATTTTGGACTAATGATATTCGAGGAGGTTTTGTTGGGCTGACGATTAATCATACAAAAGCCCATTTTATTCGTGCGATTTTGGAAGGTGTTGCTTTTAATCTTGCAGAAGTTTATGAGGCGGTTTCGGCTCCAGATGATATTATTTATGTCACAGGCGGGATTTCAGCGCATGATGCTTGGTGTAAACTTCTGGCGGATATTTTGAACCGAGAAATACGTGTTCCGCATACGATAGAAGGCTCAAGTTTAGGAGCAGCGATTATTGGTATGCGATCACTAGGGATTTTGAAGGATCTTAATCTAAAACATACACTGCCTATTAAAGCGGTATATCATCCAAGTGAGAACGTCCTTAAATACGCGGAATTACGTCTGATTTTTAAACAAGTAACCACACAGTTAATGTCGAGCTACAGCCAATTAAATAGTTGGCAAAAGAAGTTTGATATTAACAGCTAA
- a CDS encoding GW domain-containing glycosaminoglycan-binding protein, whose translation MKKLLSGLIIVLMVSLLGHSFNAEAASYEKIIYDKAVNLKGVVNQSKRNDGINSKMYKTSSSVKYLGSAKKYDKKTLIITREGKTARAKWYYCKLGNTTIGWIDSRAFTNVGKPTIADTVPALWNSKKAIITTKPKNTTATTYFFQKNSAGNWYEVRHFTSHIGKWGFDPKFSEKSSGTPVGVYRTGIAFGQKGNPGTKLTFRAITNRSYWISNSNDKSYNTWQERNSSSSADEKMKIPQYKYGMEVKYNAKRVKGKGSAVFYHVDSPKYNYTLGCVAQSEANTKEVLKFADKNTLIVLGEESRIKTFYGIN comes from the coding sequence ATGAAGAAGTTATTAAGCGGTTTAATTATTGTTTTAATGGTTAGCCTACTTGGTCACTCCTTTAATGCCGAAGCAGCATCCTACGAAAAAATCATTTATGACAAAGCAGTTAATCTAAAAGGGGTAGTAAATCAGTCAAAACGAAATGATGGTATTAATAGCAAGATGTACAAAACGAGTAGTAGTGTTAAGTACCTCGGTTCAGCTAAGAAATACGACAAGAAGACGTTGATTATTACGCGCGAAGGAAAAACAGCAAGAGCTAAATGGTATTATTGTAAGCTAGGAAATACTACAATCGGATGGATTGACTCGCGTGCCTTTACGAATGTCGGCAAACCAACAATTGCTGACACCGTTCCAGCTCTTTGGAACAGTAAAAAGGCAATCATCACCACAAAACCAAAGAATACTACCGCAACAACCTACTTTTTCCAAAAAAATAGTGCAGGAAATTGGTATGAAGTTCGTCATTTTACCAGTCATATTGGCAAATGGGGATTTGATCCAAAGTTCTCTGAAAAAAGTTCTGGAACTCCAGTTGGCGTTTATCGTACAGGCATTGCATTTGGGCAAAAGGGTAATCCTGGTACGAAGCTGACATTCAGAGCGATTACTAATAGAAGTTATTGGATTTCTAACTCTAACGACAAATCCTATAACACTTGGCAAGAACGCAATTCCTCTAGTTCTGCAGATGAAAAAATGAAGATTCCGCAGTACAAATACGGAATGGAAGTGAAATACAACGCTAAACGTGTAAAAGGTAAAGGATCGGCTGTGTTTTACCATGTTGATTCACCGAAATACAATTACACATTAGGTTGCGTCGCTCAAAGTGAAGCCAATACAAAAGAAGTGCTAAAATTCGCGGATAAAAATACACTTATTGTGTTAGGTGAAGAAAGCCGAATAAAAACTTTTTACGGTATAAATTAA
- a CDS encoding LPXTG cell wall anchor domain-containing protein, with amino-acid sequence MKKFHGLVLTALVTCLIIPFSLAASAETNENGNNSTPTEEKTTDTTENIITEEKPEPAVPTKDTTVTTSQKSKVQTTIDITDSQEVYSYEQNSKIDLKDFTATLTDYTDTKLTNYRLAANSKLSTAQTGIQEVTLLGDSEDGKTTAVKLNYLVKEKTAQLTITDMNFDLETKIFTGKTKPFASVYMSSPADENFGEGTTTADKDGYFYAEWATTPKQITAYAFDESGNYSEEVTYQVPAKKQNEAVVTAPDKVKKIETKNAVKSATAKPADVTKVTKDDKTDLPSTGDKGTEWIFVVAGVIVILVAVLLLRKRKK; translated from the coding sequence ATGAAAAAATTCCACGGGCTAGTGCTTACTGCGTTAGTAACTTGTCTAATCATTCCATTCTCATTGGCAGCAAGCGCTGAAACAAATGAAAATGGTAACAATTCAACACCTACAGAAGAAAAAACAACAGATACTACTGAAAACATAATTACTGAAGAAAAGCCAGAACCAGCAGTACCGACAAAAGACACGACTGTAACAACATCGCAAAAAAGCAAAGTTCAAACAACGATAGATATTACCGATTCTCAAGAAGTTTACTCGTATGAACAAAATAGTAAGATTGATCTCAAAGATTTCACCGCAACATTAACTGATTACACCGATACAAAACTAACCAATTATCGCTTAGCAGCCAATTCTAAACTAAGTACTGCACAAACAGGTATCCAAGAAGTCACGCTCCTTGGAGATAGTGAAGACGGCAAAACAACAGCAGTCAAACTCAATTACTTAGTCAAAGAAAAAACGGCCCAACTGACTATTACAGATATGAATTTTGATTTAGAAACAAAAATTTTCACAGGTAAAACAAAACCATTCGCTAGTGTATATATGAGTTCTCCGGCAGATGAAAACTTTGGAGAAGGAACAACAACTGCGGATAAAGATGGTTATTTTTATGCAGAATGGGCGACAACACCAAAACAAATTACTGCATATGCTTTTGATGAATCGGGTAATTATAGTGAAGAAGTAACCTATCAAGTCCCAGCGAAAAAACAAAATGAAGCAGTCGTAACAGCTCCAGATAAAGTGAAGAAAATCGAAACAAAGAACGCGGTCAAAAGCGCAACAGCAAAACCTGCTGATGTTACAAAAGTTACAAAAGATGACAAAACAGATTTGCCAAGCACAGGTGACAAAGGTACAGAATGGATTTTCGTGGTAGCGGGTGTTATAGTTATTCTTGTGGCAGTGTTATTACTTAGGAAACGTAAAAAATAA
- the cydC gene encoding thiol reductant ABC exporter subunit CydC, with protein MRKSSWIIPYIKENRGLFLLVIFLGTLTFASAGALMFTSGHLISKSSLMPESIMAVYISTVGVRAFGIMRSVSRYVERLSSHSLVLRILEKMRVRLYRLLEPQALLLKSRYKTGDILGLLAGDIEHLQNFYLTTMLPAIVSLVLYAGVVIALGAFSIPFAALFVLLIGLLVLVLPWVSLLYARGKNAYLKQGRNSLYQKFTDAVFGISDWKFSGREKTFISNYEKDEADMLRTENKQFHFVNWRDFFSQLVVGFMVIVMVYWSTAESRDGAFSGTMIAAFVLAIMALAEAFVPVSSAISDKSLYQDSLARLDKIEDPTLPTFEEETKEIERINTENVVLKAENLTFAYDEKSPEILNGFDFTLQQGEKVAIIGRSGTGKSTFLKLVQGALLPTAGKVTMNGVEVENLRPQIPEITSMLNQKAHLFSTTVLNNIRLGNQDASDEEVYEAAKKVQLHDFIMSMPDGYHTQMSEMGERFSGGERGRIALARILLQNTPIVILDEPTVGLDPITERDLLATIFETLADKSLIWVTHHLVGAEKMDRVLFLEEGKTLMEGPHAELMAEEPRYKRLYQLDRPIEL; from the coding sequence ATGCGGAAAAGTAGCTGGATTATCCCATATATTAAAGAAAACCGCGGCTTGTTTTTACTTGTCATCTTCCTTGGAACACTAACTTTTGCCTCTGCTGGAGCACTTATGTTTACGTCTGGACATTTAATTTCGAAATCGTCCTTGATGCCGGAATCCATCATGGCGGTTTATATTTCGACAGTTGGTGTTCGTGCATTTGGTATTATGCGCTCCGTTTCACGCTATGTGGAACGCCTTTCGAGCCATTCGCTTGTCCTTAGAATTCTGGAAAAGATGCGCGTTCGACTGTATCGTTTACTTGAGCCGCAAGCGTTACTACTAAAATCACGTTATAAAACTGGCGATATTCTGGGCCTCCTCGCAGGTGACATTGAGCATTTACAAAATTTCTATTTAACTACAATGCTACCGGCAATTGTTAGCCTCGTGCTTTACGCGGGCGTCGTTATCGCGCTTGGAGCATTCTCGATTCCATTTGCTGCGCTCTTTGTACTCTTGATTGGCCTCCTTGTGCTCGTTCTTCCATGGGTATCACTTTTATATGCTCGTGGAAAGAATGCTTATCTAAAACAAGGGCGCAATAGTTTATATCAAAAATTTACCGATGCAGTGTTTGGTATTAGTGATTGGAAATTCAGTGGACGTGAAAAAACATTTATTTCTAACTACGAAAAAGACGAGGCAGACATGCTTCGAACAGAAAATAAACAGTTTCATTTTGTTAATTGGCGCGATTTCTTTAGTCAGTTAGTTGTTGGCTTTATGGTTATCGTGATGGTTTATTGGAGTACAGCAGAATCACGTGATGGAGCCTTTTCTGGAACGATGATTGCCGCTTTTGTTTTGGCAATTATGGCGCTAGCAGAAGCGTTTGTACCAGTTTCAAGTGCTATCAGTGACAAATCATTATACCAAGACTCGCTTGCTCGTTTAGACAAAATAGAAGATCCGACGCTACCAACTTTTGAAGAAGAAACGAAAGAAATAGAGCGAATCAACACAGAAAATGTTGTTTTAAAAGCAGAAAATCTAACTTTCGCGTACGATGAAAAGTCACCAGAAATCTTAAATGGTTTTGACTTCACATTGCAACAAGGTGAAAAAGTGGCGATTATCGGTCGAAGTGGAACAGGGAAATCAACTTTTCTTAAATTAGTTCAAGGAGCTTTACTGCCAACAGCTGGAAAAGTAACTATGAACGGCGTTGAAGTGGAGAATTTAAGACCGCAAATTCCTGAAATAACATCAATGTTAAATCAGAAAGCGCACCTTTTCAGTACGACCGTCTTAAACAACATCCGCCTTGGAAATCAAGATGCATCGGACGAAGAAGTATACGAAGCGGCGAAAAAAGTTCAGTTGCACGATTTTATAATGAGCATGCCAGATGGCTATCATACACAAATGAGTGAAATGGGTGAACGTTTTTCAGGTGGTGAGCGTGGTCGTATCGCTCTCGCTCGGATTCTACTACAAAACACACCAATCGTTATTTTAGACGAACCAACAGTTGGTCTGGACCCAATTACAGAACGCGATTTACTAGCGACTATCTTTGAAACGTTAGCAGATAAGTCACTCATATGGGTAACGCATCATTTAGTTGGTGCCGAAAAAATGGACCGCGTCTTGTTTTTAGAAGAGGGAAAAACGTTAATGGAAGGACCTCATGCTGAATTAATGGCAGAAGAACCACGCTATAAACGACTTTATCAACTAGATCGCCCGATTGAATTATAA
- the cydD gene encoding thiol reductant ABC exporter subunit CydD yields the protein MGKDLRNYKGIKKIMAILAVFTLVQGAAIIVMAITLARAITDLFHEHAFQSVTIQIGLFAGAYFLRHFLNVWKKQIVYRYAAKLAKTMREELLDSLFALGPRFARAEGTGKVVTMVMEGVADFRNYLELFLPKMMNMAIIPAMIWVYIAFQDWTSAFILMITLPILIVFMIILGLAAKKQADSQFETYRVLSNHFVDSLKGLETLRYLGLSHDHEGKIASVSSRYRKATMKTLRVAFMSSFALDFFTMLSIALVALFLGLGLIDGNMNLPIALSVLILAPEYFLPVREVGSDYHATLDGQEAGRVIQGIIDQAKAEKPETNALPLTTFAENTEFSFENITVKHDVDAADSLHEASFTVKGFEKVGIIGATGAGKSTLIDVLSGFLTPTSGGFRWNGESGASLASSDWQTQVTYIPQHPYLFHDTIAGNIRFYHPNSTDEEMKKAAESAGLNKLVAGLEDGYETLVGEAGRMLSGGQEQRVALARAFLTDRPIVLMDEPTAHLDIETEYELKKPMLDLFENRLVFFATHRLHWMLEMDRIIVLDHGAVVETGTHEELLSRKGFYYNLVKAQLEEV from the coding sequence ATGGGAAAAGATTTAAGGAACTACAAAGGAATTAAAAAAATAATGGCGATTCTCGCAGTTTTCACGCTTGTTCAAGGTGCTGCGATTATCGTGATGGCGATAACTTTAGCTCGTGCGATTACTGACTTATTTCACGAGCACGCGTTTCAATCAGTCACAATACAAATAGGTCTCTTCGCGGGGGCCTATTTCTTGCGTCACTTTTTGAATGTATGGAAAAAACAAATCGTTTACCGTTATGCTGCGAAACTAGCGAAAACGATGCGGGAAGAGTTGCTTGATAGTTTGTTCGCACTTGGACCGCGTTTTGCTCGTGCGGAAGGAACTGGGAAAGTGGTCACGATGGTTATGGAAGGTGTGGCGGATTTCCGAAATTACTTGGAACTGTTTTTACCTAAAATGATGAATATGGCAATTATTCCAGCGATGATTTGGGTGTATATTGCTTTTCAAGACTGGACTTCTGCTTTTATTTTGATGATTACTTTGCCGATTTTAATTGTATTTATGATTATTCTAGGATTAGCCGCGAAAAAACAAGCAGATTCCCAATTTGAAACGTATCGCGTGCTCTCTAACCACTTTGTAGATTCGTTGAAGGGTTTGGAAACGTTGCGGTATTTGGGGCTTAGTCACGACCATGAAGGGAAAATTGCTTCGGTTAGTTCGCGTTATCGTAAAGCCACGATGAAAACGTTGCGTGTGGCATTTATGTCGTCATTCGCGCTAGATTTCTTTACGATGTTATCGATTGCGCTCGTTGCGCTGTTCCTAGGTCTTGGTCTCATTGACGGTAACATGAATTTGCCAATTGCGCTTAGTGTCCTAATCCTTGCGCCAGAATACTTTTTACCAGTTCGTGAAGTTGGCTCGGATTATCATGCTACACTTGATGGTCAAGAGGCTGGTCGCGTTATTCAAGGAATTATTGACCAAGCCAAAGCAGAAAAACCGGAAACGAATGCACTACCTTTAACAACTTTTGCTGAAAATACGGAGTTTTCGTTTGAAAATATTACTGTAAAGCATGATGTAGATGCTGCAGATTCGCTTCATGAAGCCAGTTTTACGGTAAAAGGATTTGAAAAAGTTGGGATTATTGGTGCGACGGGCGCTGGGAAATCTACCTTGATTGATGTTTTGAGTGGCTTTTTGACCCCGACTTCTGGAGGTTTTCGTTGGAATGGGGAAAGTGGTGCGTCGCTTGCTTCGAGTGATTGGCAAACCCAAGTCACTTATATTCCGCAACATCCATACCTTTTCCACGATACAATTGCTGGAAATATTCGCTTTTATCATCCTAACTCTACAGATGAGGAAATGAAAAAAGCAGCAGAATCTGCCGGTTTAAATAAGCTTGTAGCGGGACTGGAAGATGGTTATGAAACGCTTGTCGGAGAAGCTGGGCGGATGCTGAGTGGTGGGCAAGAACAGCGTGTCGCACTGGCTCGTGCATTCTTAACGGATCGTCCAATTGTGTTAATGGATGAGCCAACAGCCCACTTAGATATTGAAACGGAATATGAGTTAAAAAAACCAATGCTAGACTTATTTGAAAATCGACTTGTCTTTTTCGCGACGCATCGTTTGCACTGGATGCTCGAAATGGACCGAATTATTGTTTTAGATCACGGGGCTGTCGTTGAAACTGGAACGCACGAAGAATTACTTTCGCGTAAAGGTTTCTATTACAATTTAGTCAAAGCCCAATTGGAGGAAGTATGA
- the cydB gene encoding cytochrome d ubiquinol oxidase subunit II has product MSLNELWFLLIAILFIGFFFLEGFDFGVGMSTRFMARNALERRVLVNTIGPFWDANEVWLLTAGGAIFAAFPNWYATMFSGYYIPLVFLLLALIGRGVSFEFRGQKDSPLWIKTWDWVIFFGSILPPFLFGVLFASLIQGMPINSDMDMYAGFFDYITVFSVWGGVTITLMCLLHGLLFITLRTEEDIQDRARRMAKRVWFITVPALVIFVVLAYFNTDMFQVRPVLVPLMIGIVVVMYVLSALFIWKDRDILAFTFGGLGIVFTIATIFVSLFPRVMISSINSAFDLTIENAASGQYSLSVMTIVAVTLLPFVLGYQIWSYYVFRKRVSSKEKMTY; this is encoded by the coding sequence TTGTCACTAAATGAGTTATGGTTTCTATTAATCGCCATCTTATTCATTGGATTCTTCTTCCTTGAAGGTTTTGACTTTGGTGTTGGGATGTCTACACGATTTATGGCTAGAAATGCACTGGAACGCCGCGTGCTCGTTAATACGATTGGGCCGTTCTGGGATGCAAATGAAGTTTGGTTACTAACTGCTGGGGGCGCGATTTTCGCCGCTTTCCCTAACTGGTATGCAACCATGTTTAGTGGTTATTATATTCCGCTAGTATTCTTATTACTTGCGCTAATTGGCCGTGGTGTTTCTTTTGAATTCCGTGGTCAAAAAGATTCACCGCTTTGGATAAAAACATGGGATTGGGTTATTTTCTTCGGTAGTATTTTACCGCCATTCCTATTTGGTGTATTATTTGCTAGCTTGATTCAAGGTATGCCGATTAATAGTGATATGGATATGTACGCTGGGTTCTTTGATTACATTACCGTATTCTCCGTATGGGGTGGCGTGACGATTACGCTCATGTGCCTACTTCACGGATTACTATTTATTACTTTACGTACAGAAGAGGATATTCAAGACCGTGCTCGTCGTATGGCGAAACGTGTTTGGTTTATTACTGTACCAGCTCTAGTAATTTTCGTTGTACTTGCTTACTTCAATACTGACATGTTCCAAGTTAGACCTGTACTTGTACCACTGATGATTGGAATTGTAGTCGTTATGTACGTGCTATCTGCCCTGTTTATTTGGAAAGATCGTGATATTTTGGCATTTACATTCGGCGGACTTGGAATTGTCTTCACGATTGCGACGATTTTCGTGTCACTATTCCCACGTGTAATGATCAGTTCTATCAACAGTGCGTTTGATTTAACTATAGAAAATGCAGCTTCCGGACAATATTCGCTTAGTGTGATGACGATAGTTGCCGTTACGCTACTGCCGTTTGTTCTTGGTTACCAAATTTGGAGCTACTATGTTTTCCGTAAGCGCGTTTCTAGTAAGGAGAAAATGACGTATTAA
- a CDS encoding cytochrome ubiquinol oxidase subunit I, protein MDKLFLARFQFASTTIFHFLFVPLSIGLVFMVALMETLYVVKGKEIYKKMSKFWGHIFLINFAVGVVTGIIQEFQFGMNWSDYSRFVGDVFGAPLAIEALLAFFMESTFIGLWIFGWDKLGKKLHLACIWLVSIGTIMSSFWILAANSFMQHPVGFEFKNGRAEMNDFLQLITNGQLLVEFPHVIFGAFATGAFFIAGVSAYKMLKKQDVAFFKRSFQIAMVMAVIGGFGVAFSGHSQAQYLVKTQPMKMAATEGIWEDTADPAPWTMIAKINPEEKKNEWEVNVPYALSFLSYGTLTGSVEGMNTLQKQYEEKYGEGDYIPPVKTAFWSFRIMVGAGMLMILFALIGIVLAWKKKLVNAKWYLRFMIPMIGFPFLANSMGWIMTEIGRQPWVVFGYMKTADAVSPNVSSGQILFSIIAFSTIYTILAILLVYLFIREIKKGPDGHKPEKAEISVDPFDKGDESFVTK, encoded by the coding sequence TGCTCTTATGGAAACGTTGTATGTCGTGAAGGGGAAAGAAATTTACAAAAAAATGTCGAAGTTTTGGGGACACATATTCCTTATTAACTTCGCAGTCGGTGTCGTAACCGGTATTATTCAAGAATTCCAGTTTGGGATGAACTGGTCGGATTACTCTAGATTTGTTGGGGACGTATTCGGAGCACCACTTGCAATCGAAGCGTTACTTGCATTCTTTATGGAATCTACGTTTATCGGACTTTGGATTTTTGGTTGGGACAAACTTGGCAAAAAACTTCATTTAGCATGTATTTGGCTTGTTTCAATCGGAACAATTATGTCTAGTTTCTGGATTTTAGCAGCGAACTCATTTATGCAACATCCGGTTGGTTTTGAATTTAAGAACGGCCGCGCAGAAATGAATGACTTCTTGCAACTTATTACTAATGGACAACTACTTGTGGAGTTCCCGCACGTTATATTCGGGGCATTTGCCACTGGGGCCTTTTTCATTGCTGGTGTCAGTGCGTATAAGATGCTCAAAAAACAAGATGTCGCCTTCTTTAAACGATCATTCCAAATTGCAATGGTCATGGCGGTAATCGGTGGCTTTGGTGTGGCTTTCAGTGGTCACTCACAAGCACAATACTTGGTTAAAACACAACCAATGAAAATGGCAGCAACAGAGGGGATATGGGAAGATACAGCCGACCCAGCTCCGTGGACGATGATTGCCAAGATCAACCCAGAAGAGAAGAAAAACGAATGGGAAGTCAATGTCCCTTACGCGCTAAGTTTCTTATCTTACGGAACATTAACTGGTAGCGTGGAAGGTATGAACACGCTGCAAAAACAATACGAAGAAAAATATGGTGAAGGTGACTACATCCCACCAGTTAAAACAGCATTTTGGAGCTTCCGTATCATGGTTGGCGCAGGTATGTTAATGATTTTATTCGCATTAATTGGTATCGTGCTTGCTTGGAAGAAAAAACTCGTTAATGCAAAATGGTATTTACGTTTCATGATTCCAATGATTGGCTTCCCGTTCCTAGCGAACTCCATGGGTTGGATTATGACAGAAATAGGGCGACAACCATGGGTAGTTTTCGGTTACATGAAAACCGCTGATGCCGTATCGCCAAACGTTTCATCAGGACAAATTTTGTTCTCGATAATTGCGTTCTCGACAATTTATACGATTTTAGCCATTCTATTGGTTTACTTGTTTATACGTGAAATTAAAAAAGGACCAGACGGACACAAACCAGAAAAAGCAGAGATTTCCGTAGATCCGTTTGATAAGGGGGATGAAAGCTTTGTCACTAAATGA